One Candidatus Symbiobacter mobilis CR genomic window, TCCAGCCGTGGGCTTGGGTTTGCTGCACGTAATAGAGGGCTTCGGTGTGGCTGTGGCACTTGCTGATGCGGACCACGTTGTGCCACCAAGGGATGACCAACAATTGCGAAGCAGGCTGCTTCGCAATTGCGGTGTCTTGACTCCAGAAGGCATACCAGCGGCGGATCTGCTCCAGATTGCGCTTTGAGAATCCTTTTACGTCAGGGAATTCCTGCATCAAGTCTTGGCAGAGCTTTGCCAAAAAACCGCTGCCCCAGGCTTGTGTCGCTTGCTTGCTGACGATGTCGGCGCCCAGTTCCCAGTAAAACTGGAGCAACTCGGCGTTTACAGCGATAGCCGCTTTGAGCTGAATTTGCCGGAAGCGGGTTTTGAGGTCGCCCAACCACTGGCGGTAGTCAGCGGGGGCGAATGGTTTATCGACAATGGCCATAGATTCGTCATTCATAGCGAGTACCCCAACCCCGCCAAGTTCTTCCTGATCTCCCCCTCCAATTTGGCACTTTCGGCAAACTGCTCCGCCAATTGCGCCGTCAGCCGCGCCATCTTGTCGGCAAAGGCTTCGCTGTCCTCTTCCTGCTCTTCTGCGCCCACATAGCGCCCAGGCGTGAGCACGTGCTCGTGCTTGCGGATGTCGTCTAGCGTGGCGGAGTAGCAGAAGCCGGGGATGTCTTGGTACGCACCCTCACCCCCAGCCCCTCTCCTGAGGGGAGAGGGAAGCGAATGTTGCCAAGCGTGGAAGGTGTCGGCGATCGTCTTGATGTCTGCCACCGTGAAGTCACGCAGCACGCGGTCTTTCATGTAGCCGAGCTGGCGGGCGTCAATGAACAGGAACTGCCCGCGCCGGTCGCGCTTGGTTTTGTTCAGGCTCAGGCCGTTGCGTTTGTCGCGGGTGAGGAACCAGATGCAGGCCGGGATCTGTGTATTGGTAAAGAGTTGACCGGGTAGCGCGACCATGCATTCCACGTAGTCGTCTTCGATCAGCTTTTTGCGGATTTCGCCTTCATTGTTGGTGTTGCTGCTCATCGAGCCATTGGCCAGCAGCAGCGCCATGCTGCCCGCCGGGGCCAGGTGGTAGAGCATGTGTTGCAGCCAGGCGAAGTTGGCGTTGCTCTGCGGCGGCGTTCCTGCGATCCAGCGAGGGTCGTTGGTCAATTTTTCGTTCCACCACTCCTTCATGTTGAAGGGTGGGTTGGCCATGACGAAGTCGGCGCGCAGGTCGGGGTGCAGGTCGTTCAGCAGCGTATCGCCGGGTACGCCACCAAAGTTGAAGTCGATGCCGCGAATGGCCATATTCATCGCGGCCAAGCGCCAGGTGGTAGGGTTGCTCTCTTGACCATAGACGCTGATTTGCCCGGTCTTGCCATTGGCTACCTTGCCGCCGTGTTGCTCGATGAATTCCTCGCTTTGTACAAAAAATCCACCCGAGCCCATGGCCGGGTCGTACACGCGGCCCTGGAAGGGTTGCAGCATTTCGACGATCAGCGTGACGATGCTCTTGGGCGTGTAGTACTGGCCGCCCTTCTTGCCTTCGGCCAGCGCAAATTGACCGAGGAAATATTCATAGACGTGGCCGAGGATGTCTTTGCTTTGCAGATTGAGCGGCTGGCCGTTGTAGTCCTTGCGGTTGAAATCGGTGTCGGAAAAGTGGGCGATCAGGTCAGCCAGTTTGTGGCTGTCGATCTGCGTGCGGGCGAAATCCTTGTTGAGTACGTTCTTGAGCTTTTTTTCGTTTTCGCGCTCAATGGCTTCCATGGCGTTGTCGATCAGCCAGCCGACGCTGCGCATTTCTTCCGGCTCGTGCTTGCCCGGCTTGTTCCACGGCAGCGGCGCTTTGGGCGGCAGTTGGACACAGTCGCGCAGGGTTTGCCAGCGCGCTTCCAACGGCACCCAGAAGACGTTTTTCTCGGTGTAATAGTCGCGCACTTCCAGCTCGGCGGCGAGGTGGCCTGCGTAGTCGTAGGCGTAGTCCCCCGGGGCCATGTAGTAGTCGTGGTCAGGGTTCTGGAACTGCTCGCGCAGTTCTTTCTGCCGTTCCTCGAAGGCGTCGGAAACGTATTTCAGGAAGATCAGGCCCAGCACCACGTGCTTGTAGACGGCGGCATCCAGGTTGGATCGCAGCTTGTCGGCGGCAGTCCAGAGCTTTTTTTCGAGATCGTTGAAAAATCGTTGTTCGATGGGGTTCATGGATTTTTTCCTGATGAGCAGCCGGTCACGCAAGATCACCTGCTGGTAGTCAGCCCGTTCTAGATTTGTACCGTCGGGCGCAATGTCCGGCCCATGCACAAACTTCCAGCCGGATTCCTGGAATCAGACGATGCATAGGTCTTCGGGTTGTTGTTCGTTCAGCATAGCGCGGCGGTTTTGGCAACCGGGAGCACTAGGCCATGCAGTTGCGCTCCACATTCATTCAGAACCACTACCGATGTCGGTGGTAAGGCCCACGACTTCACGATTGGTTTCAACACGAGCGATAGTGCTTCCTGCAATGGTGGCAGCCATTCCTCTTTGTGGCCCTTGATGACCAGAACGAAGCGGAAACTGGCGGTGCGGAGGTCAAGTTTTTGAAAAGGCTCTGGTAATTCAGCCAACCCGTTTGGATGTCGTCCCAAGCGCATTGCCATACCAAGAAGAAAACCATTGGTGAGTTTGTTGCGGATTGCTTCGATGAATTCTGCAAAATTGGGCTGTGTTCCCGGTCTCGGGCTGCTTGATTTCGCTTCTACTACCCAAACGACTGAGGACAATTCGCACTTATTCTGTAGAAGTAGGAATTCAGCTATCTGCACCTCTTCCTGAATTTTGCTGTAACACGCGCTCTTCTCGATGTAAAAGCACTGCCCGGCAGGATAAGGGCCGAATGTCATCCCTGATTCGATAATGGCTTCCGTGGTCATCGCAGCGCCAGCTCAACTTCCTGCTGATAGAGGCGAATCGACTCGGCAATGATGGGGTTGTCCGGCATCCCGTTTTTCAAGTCATCGCATACCCAGTCGCTCTCGGTGGCAGAAATCACGGGGATGTTCC contains:
- a CDS encoding type I restriction-modification system subunit M, translating into MNPIEQRFFNDLEKKLWTAADKLRSNLDAAVYKHVVLGLIFLKYVSDAFEERQKELREQFQNPDHDYYMAPGDYAYDYAGHLAAELEVRDYYTEKNVFWVPLEARWQTLRDCVQLPPKAPLPWNKPGKHEPEEMRSVGWLIDNAMEAIERENEKKLKNVLNKDFARTQIDSHKLADLIAHFSDTDFNRKDYNGQPLNLQSKDILGHVYEYFLGQFALAEGKKGGQYYTPKSIVTLIVEMLQPFQGRVYDPAMGSGGFFVQSEEFIEQHGGKVANGKTGQISVYGQESNPTTWRLAAMNMAIRGIDFNFGGVPGDTLLNDLHPDLRADFVMANPPFNMKEWWNEKLTNDPRWIAGTPPQSNANFAWLQHMLYHLAPAGSMALLLANGSMSSNTNNEGEIRKKLIEDDYVECMVALPGQLFTNTQIPACIWFLTRDKRNGLSLNKTKRDRRGQFLFIDARQLGYMKDRVLRDFTVADIKTIADTFHAWQHSLPSPLRRGAGGEGAYQDIPGFCYSATLDDIRKHEHVLTPGRYVGAEEQEEDSEAFADKMARLTAQLAEQFAESAKLEGEIRKNLAGLGYSL